The following is a genomic window from Marinobacter salsuginis.
CGGCGCACATTGCGATGATGATCGTGCCAATGAAACGACCAGAAACTCTCCCGGTTTCGGCCCAGTTCATGAAGAACGTGTTTATGGAATACCCATTCCACGGCATTGGCGGTCAAAAGACCCAATGGAATACCAATCATGGTGCCCTCCTTTTGTTGTTTTCGGAACACTTGGTTACACACTCCCTAGGAAACGCCCTTTTGGATGCGGATTCCATGACTGAACCGCCGAAAAAAGCACCCATAAATCTGAACGCAAGGTCATTGACAACCCGGGGGTTAATTTTTGTCCACCTAACCCCATGATTCGCAAGGGCACTTACATCGCGTCACAAAACTTCAATACAAACAACGACACTACTGCCATTTTTTAACGTCATGTAGAGCTTTTCTGCATAGTACAAACCGCCAGGATGGGCTATTGTGGAAGTATAAGAACTCATTGGATGGTGACCATGGTAATCCCGGGTATGCGACGCTCTGGCTCTTTGAGAGCCGAAAAACTGTGTCCTCGATTCAGACGCCCCATGCTGGCACCCCTTGTGGCTCTCTCTGTGATCGCGGCTGCTCCTCTTGCCTTTGCCGAGAGCGACGCCACCGGTTTCTCCGGGAATCGCCTCTGGACCAATGAGCTGAAAGATTACGCGGCTCAGTCCCTGCAGAATGAAGATGCCATGAGTATGGCGGCCATTCCGCTGAATGGCCCCGGCATCAACCAGTACATCAATGCTGATGCCCTGATGAGCCCCGGCTCCATCATGAAGCTGGTAACCACCTTTGCAGCACTGGAGGTACTCGGCCCCAATCACCACTGGGATACCGATTTCCTGACCGATGGAGTGATGGCGGGCGACACTCTTGAAGGTAATCTCTACGTCCGCTTTGGCGGCGACCCCAAGCTCACCATCGAACGACTCTGGACAACGCTGAGCGAGCTGCGCAGCATGGGGATTAACAAAATCGAGGGCGACCTGGTTCTTGATGGCAGTTACTTTGAAGTCGATGGTGGTTTTCCTGCGTTTGAAGACAACGGCGACAACCCCCACGCGCCATTTCTGGTAGAACCTTCTGCCTACCTGACGAACCTGAACCTGATGCACTTCCAGGTGCGAGCCGATGAGCGCGGCACCCAGGCATGGAGCACACCGTCTCTGGGCGAAGTCGTCATCGATAACCGAGTAGTGGCCACTGCCGAGGGCCCCTGCCCGTCCCGAAGAAACTTCGAATGGGAACCCATTATTCATGAAGACCATCGGGTGACTGTTCGGGTTACCGGTGAGCTGCCCCAGGGCTGCCGGAGCACCACCTACCTGTCGCTGCTGCCCCATGAGCAGTACAGCGCCTCGTTGATCCGTTCTTTGCTGGCCGACCTGGGAGTAGTTATTTCAGGCGGAGACCTCGATGGCGTCACTCCAGAAGACGCACGGCTGGTCATGAAAACCACCTCGCCGGATCTGGTCACTATGGTGAGGGATATCAACAAGTGGAGCAGCAACGTGATGGCGCGCCAGCTGCTGCTTACCATTGGCGCCGAGAACCGCCTGGAAGATGAGAACGACGACCGGGTTGCCGGCATTCGGGTGATCTATGAATGGCTCGAAGACAAAGGCATCAACACCGCAGGTATGGTCATCGACAACGGTGCCGGCCTCACCCGGCACGGTCGCATTACCGCCCGCCAAGGCGCACAGATTCTCGAGCATGCCTGGAACAGCGCATACTCGGCTGACCTCATGGCTTCAATGCCAATCATCGCGATGGATGGAACCATGGCACGCCGCCTGCGCAATACCGGCATGGACGGCGAAGGTCGCATCAAGACCGGCTATCTGGAAAACGTGAGATCGATCGCCGGGTTCACCCGGGATTCAAACAACACCACCTGGGCAGTGGTGGGAATGGTCAACAACGATCCCGCCTGGAATGGCCAGGCCGTGCTCGACCGAATTCTGTATTCGCTGCATTTCCGGCCGCCAACAGGGACGGCTATTTCGCATGCCGATTCCGGCACTTCTGAGACCAGCATTCAATAAAAAGCCCCGGCCGTAGCCGGGGCTCATTCAAAGCTTTAACGAAATACTTTACTGGGGCTCTCCTACGAAGTCATCGAACAGAATAAGCCCCAACGCTTGCAGCGCCGGATCTGCATTATCAGGATCCGCATCCCGCGCAACCACCGTGTAGACGCCACCTGCATTCAGCTCAACACCTTCTGCGGTGATCGCCGGTGTGCCTGTGCCGGTTGGCGCGATGTAGACGTTATAGGTGCCATCCGCGATCGGCAGGTAATCTGTTACCCCTTTGAAGGGCACGTCTGCCAGAGCCGGATCAGCGTTACCGATACCGTCCTGAGTGCCCGGCACCAGATAGACGTCGACATTGCCGGCAGCAGTAGACGCGTGAACAATTCTCAAAGAGGCCTGGGTCGCGATGCTGCGAGCAGTATCCTCTGCGACGAGCGCTTCGATGTTTTCCAACTGTCCGACCGCAAGAACGCTGTAGCCCTGGCCGTTGACGAGTGGCAGTGTTTCGTCAATGACAACCTGGCCACCGCTGAGACCGGTTCCAGCGGCAGCAACCCGAACTCGGGTATCGCCCGCCGGCAAAGCAGCATAACCATCGAGGAAGGCGAACGGAGAAACACCGCCGAACGGAATGTCAGAGAGGGCCGCCGGACCTGTTTCGCCAACAAAAACATCAACGTTGGGTGCGTTGGAAGAGGCATGCACAACGCGCACGCCAGCGTCCTGGCCTGCATCGAAAATTTCGGCAACATTACTGCCGTTCAGCACGACCAAGCTGATAGGGCTTGCATCTCCATTGGCGCCAGTATTGTCAACGGCGCCGACCAGAAGATCAGAACCTGCTGGCAAGCCGATTTGGCCACTATCAAAGACAACAGTATCGGAGCCTGCAGGGGTAACCCGAATCTGATAGTCGTTTGAGGCAGGAAGCTCCAACGGGCCTACACTCTCCTTGAAGGAGAAGCTGAAGGTAGCTTCGGCGGGAAGCGGGTCGCCTGAAGCCGTGACATAAACATCGACAGGACCAGCGGCGGCGGTCTGGGCCTCAGGCGACAGATGGACAACTCTCAAACGCGCACTATCGGCATCTTCACGGGCGCCATCATCGGTCAGAATCAGCGGCTCAATGGTCTCGTCACCTACTTTTCCGACTGCAATCACGTCATAGCTGGTATCGGAACGCAGCGAAACCCCATCGGCAGAAATCACTGTCACCGTTTCGCCGCCCGGCAGCAATCCATCGACAGCGATATCAGCGAGACCGGCACTCGGCGCCAGAACCGCGGCCTGCTTGTAATCCGCTCCCGGAACGACGACATCACCATTCACAAGAACATTAACCGCAGGTGCATCCGAAGACGCATGCAGGATTCGGACACTGGTGGTTGCCGGATCATCGTCGTCATCCAGCCAACACCCGGACAGCGCGACACTGCCCGCCAAAACCATCGGTAAAGCGTATTTTGTCTTCATTTTTCACACTCCCCACTTTTGAAGTTGTTTACCAGGATTTGAGTGGTTCGAACCTGCACATTTTCCGTCCATGAATCGTGCGTCACTGCATTTACGGGGAGTCAGAAAGAACGGATTTGCAACTTTTAACATTTAAGCTTACAGATGTACGCAATCAATCAAACCTGCGCATGGTGAACTCAGTCATCTTCCCGGCAAGCGGCGCGATGAAGGTCACGAGCGGAAAAGCAACGGCCCAGGCAACGAGAAAAGCGGGCCCCCACCGGTAGTGGAATTCACCGTCGATGCCCGTGTTGATGAAGGTGATCACCCCGGACATCAGCAGCGACATAATTCCGGACATGTAAAAACCGAAAATCATCTGGCGTAGACGTGAAAGTCTCATTTTGCTCATGACTTCTCCTGAACAATGCTCCAAGGATCCCCGGAACAGCATCTGAAAGGGGTGATATGACGTACACTGTTGTAACTCAAACCTAAAATGATAGTGAGCTTGCAATCTTTTTTCGATAAGCCTTTTTACCAAGACAGGTGGGCCATGGATACTGCCAAACACGGGGCACCCGGCTTTTCCAAACCGTTTGTCCTAATTCTGGTACTGGCGTTTGCTCTGGTTGCCTGCAGTTCAACCAAGCTCGCTTATCGATACGCGGACTGGGGCATCGTGTGGTGGGTAGAAGACTACGTGACACTGACGGCCGACCAGAAACAGCAGCTAAACAACGATATCGAGCAACTGCGCCAATGGCATTGCAGTGCCGAGTTGCCCCGCTACCAGGCATGGCTGGATGAGCTTGAGTCGGACGTAGCCAGTAGCCCGCCCGATCAGGCCACTGTCGAGTACCACCAGCAACAGCTTTTCGGTTTCTTCCCCAGTCTTTTGGAGCGGGCAACACCGGTGGCGGCAAATCTGCTTTCAAGTCTGAGCGACGAGCAGGTCAACGAGTTGGCGGAAAACATGGCTCAGAGTCAGCGGGAAATGGAAGAGGAGTTTCTGGCCGATTCCCCGGAAGCGACTGCCGAGGCCCGGGCCGAAAGGACAGCAGAGCGGGTTGAGCGTTGGTTGGGGAATCTGAACAACAAGCAGCGCGACATCGTGCGGCAATGGTCTGCCAACCGGGGCGCCCAGACTGAAATCTGGCTGCAGGGCCGAAGGAACTGGCAATTGGCCTTACTTGAGGCACTTGAAAGAAGAAACGAGCCGACGTTTGGGGCAGAACTGGAATACCTGATTCTCAATTCCGAGGAAGTGCGGGGCGAGGATTACAAAGCCATGATGGCAGAAAGTCGGGCGGCCATGGCCTCGCTGATGCATGACATGATAACGGCAGGTGACGCTGCAACGCTTGCCCACCTTCAGAACCGGGCGGTAGAGCTCAACAGTGACTTTGCAGCGCTTACCTGCTCACCAGCCTGAGCATTCAGGTTGATCGAAACGAGGTCAGATGAAAGCAATCATCCGACCCCGCCTCAACCTCAGATAAGCTTCAGACTGTCAGGTAACCACCATCCGCATTAATGCAGGCGCCCGTGGTATAGCTCGAAGCATCAGACACCAGATAAAGCACGGTACCGGCCATCTCGCTTGGATCAGCCACACGCTTCATCGGGATATGCGCCATGGCCTGCTTCTTGATCGCCTCATTGGTAGTGAGGGCGCTGGCGAACTTGGTATCGGTCAGCCCTGGCAATAGCGCATTCACGCGAATCTTCTGCTGCCCCAGCTCCATGGCAAACGATTTGGTCATGGAGATCACAGCGGCCTTGGTGACCGAGTAAATTCCCTGGTAGTGCCCCGGATTAACCCCGTTCACGGAAGCAACATTCACGATGGAACCGCCACCGGCTTTCTTCATCATCTGGGCGCCCCGGGCACACATGAAGAAATAGCCCCGGATATTCACATCCACGGTTTTGTTGAAGGCACCCAGATCGGTATCTTCAACCGGCCCAAAGTAGGGATTGGCGGCAGCGTTGTTTACCAGAATGTCCAGTTTGCCGTGGGTCTGCTCAATGTGGGCCCAGATGCTGTCGATCTGATCCATCTCACCGATGTGGCAGGCGTAGGCTTCGGCGCTGCCGCCGGCATCCCGGATGCTGCTGGCAACGGCTTCGCAACCATCAATCTTGCGACTGCTGACGATCACGTGCGCGCCGTACTCGGCCAGGGTCCGGGCAATGCTCTCGCCGATGCCACGGCTGGCGCCGGTAATCAGGGCAACCTTGCCAGTCAGATCAAACAGGTTCTTGCTGCTCATTCGTTCACCTCGATTCACTATCGGAATGTCACCAGGGCGGGGTCATCCGCTTCCAGGTGGCTGTAGTTATTAAAAACGGCCAGGCTGCGCCGGGGGCCGGAATAAAGGACCCTCGAAACACTGGTATTCGCGATCACCTCATTCAGGCCAAGTGCCCGGGCATCGTCCAGGCCAAGCAAATGCTGCGCAATCACTGAGATCGGTCCGCCCGAGGTGGCCACCAGTACGTCACCCCCATCGGCGTACTCGACCATGTCCTCGAACGCAGCGAGAACCCGGGCCTTGAATTCGGGCCAGCTTTCCTCGTACTCATGGTCATGCTCACCCGAGGCCCAACGATGTACCGCATGCACGAAGGCCTCCTGGAAGGCTTTGGCCGGTTTCGGGAACGCCTTGAGATCCCGAGCCATCACTGCACGGTCACTCCACTCCGGGCGGTATCGTGCAACCACCGTCGCGTGGTCGAACTCGTTAAAGCCCGGGGCCACCTGCATATCCGGCAGTGCGCTGCCGTAGCCGGTGGCGATGGCTTCCACCGTTTCCCGGTGGCGTTCCAGATCGCCTCCGAAAATCGCTGCGGGTTCCACTTTGCCAGCCAGCCAGCGGCCAAGCACCCTGCCCTGCTCCCAGCCGGTGGAAGACAGCTGGTCGTAGTTCTCCTTGCCGAAACTGGCCTGGCCGTGGCGAACCAGATAAATCGTCGCCATTACAGGGTGCTCTCCGCAATCAGTCGCTGGCAGCGCTTCTCAAGGTAATTGGCTGCATGACCAAAGGCCGCGAACCGCTTGTCTTTGGTCTGGCCATGATAGAACCGGTAATAGATCTGCTGGATAATCACCGCAAGCCGGAACAAGCCGTAGATCTCATAGAAGTCGAAGTTGTCGACCTTGAAGCCGGACTGCTCCATGTAATACTCCACCACTTCCTTGCGGGTGAGCATGCCCGGGCGATGGGTCGGCTGCCGGCGCAGCATCTGGAACGGGCCTTCGTCGTCGGCCTCGATCCAGTAGGCCAGGCTATTACCCAGATCCATCAGCGGATCACCGATGGTGGCCATCTCCCAGTCCAGCACGCCGATCACCTCGAAAGGGTTGTCCGGATTCAGCACCACGTTGTCGAAGCGGAAATCGTTGTGGATCACCACCTGGGCAATGTCTTCGGGCATCTTGTCGTTGAGCCAGCCCATGACCTGCTCAAAGTCGCCCACATCGTCGGTGCGGGCCTTGCGGAAGCGGTCACTCCAGCCGCCAATCTGGCGTTGCACATAACCCTCGCCTTTGCCCAGCTTGTCCAGGCCTGCGGCTTTGGCATCAACCCGGTGAAGATCCACCAGCTTGTCGATCACATTCAGGCAAAGCTTGCGGGTATCGGCTTCACTGAGCTCGAAATCCTTCGGAAAGTCCTGGCGCAGGATAATGCCCTTCAACCGCTCCATCACGTAGAAATCGCAACCCAGCACGTCGTGATCATCGCAGATGGCAATGACGTTGGGCACGTAGGGATAGACCGGCTTGAGCGCCCGCATAACCTTCGCCTCGCGCAGCATGTCGTGGGCGGACTTGGCGATCTTGCCAAACGGCGGCCGGCGCAGAACATAAGAGCGATCACCGTAATCCACCTGGTAGGTCAGATTGGAGGCGCCACCCGGGTATTGACGAATCTCCGGCTCGCCTTGCAGGTCCGGAATCGCCGCTTTCATGAACCGGTCTACCGCGCCGGCGTCCAGTTCCTCACCTTCCCGGATGTCCACGGCCTGGTCGATCTGGGTCATTCAGGACTCTCCTTTTGAATCTTCACTTTGAGACAGTTAAAAACGGCGCCATCAGGCCTTGCTGCCACCCATCTTGCTCATCCAGCGCTTGCTTTCCTGGTGCATCAGCCAGTCAAACGCCTTGGGCGCATGGCGCTTGAGCATCCACATGCGACGCTCCTTGGCGTGGGGCAGCACCCAGAAGCTCTTGTTGTTCACCGAACGGAAAATATCCTCGGCCACATCCTCGGCGGTTACCGTGGAGCGCTTCATCAGCTTGTTCACGTTCTGCTGAATGCCGGGAATATCTGAACGCATGCTGCTGGTCAGATTGGTCTGGAAAAACGCCGGGCACACGCAGCTCACATGAATACCGGCATCCCGAAGCTCCTGGCTGAGTGTCTCGGACAGGGCGATCACGCCAGCCTTGGTCACATTGTAGCTATCCATCAATGGCGCGAGCATCAACCCTGCCATCGAAGCCACATTTACAAAGGCCCCGGAGCCCTGCTGCTTGAACTGCGGTGTAAACGCCTTACAGCCGCGAACGACGCCGAGCACGTTGATATCGAGAATCCACTCCCAGTCCGCCATGGTGGTGTCCTCGATGGAACCGGCCGAGGCCACGCCGGCGTTGTTCACCATCACATCGACGCCACCCCATTTCTTCACCAGATCATCCCGAACCTTCTCAAAGTCCGTCAGCCGTCGAACATCACACTCAACGAAGTAGCCCTCGCCCCCGGCGGCGTTGATCTCTTTCTCAACACCAACGCCCTGCTCCGGATTGATGTCGCCGATGCAGACTTTCGCGCCTTCTTTGGCATACCGTAATGCAATCGCCCGGCCGAGGCCGCTGGCTCCGCCGGTTATGAATACTCGTTGTGTCATGCTTGGTTTTCTCCGTTATCGTTCGCGCTAGCTATTTGTCATGTTAGGTGCAAGAGCTGCTACCGGGTAGAGCTCCCAGACTCATGTGCAAGCTGTTCAGAATCCAATCCGAATGTTTGCAGGATCGGGTGGGGACAGGTTTCTGAAACTGTGCGGAGCCATGGATGGCGGAGCCCAAGCGTCACAGGGATGTGCCGCAAGGAGCGTGTTTCAGAAGCCTGTCCCCACCCGGTCCCGGCACCAACTGTCGAATACTACTCAGGATTTGTACTTTCGAAGCTCCAGACGAGCCACCATAGCCCGATGCACCTCGTCGGGCCCATCGGCCAGCCGCAGAACCCGAGCATAGGCGAACAATTGCGTCAGCGGGAAGTCGTCATCACTGACCCCGGCCCCACCATGAATCTGAATGGCCTGATCGACAATGGTCTGCAGCATGGACGGAATTACGGCCTTGATCATGGAGACTTCCTGAAGCGCCCCCATGATGCCCTTGGTATCCAGTGCCCAGGCGCATTTCAGCGTCAGCAGGCGGGCCTGCTCAATGGCCATACGGGCATTGGCGATGATATCCGGATTGCCACCCAGTTTGGCGATCGGACGCCCGAAAGCCTCACGACTGGTGGCCCGCTTGATCAGAATCTCCAGCGTGCGCTCGGCCGCGCCGATCGCACGCATGCAATGGTGAACGCGGCCTGGCCCCAGACGACCCTGGGCAATCTCGAAGCCGCGTCCCGGGCCAGCAATGAATGCGCTCTTAGGCAGCCGGACGTTGTCAAACAGTACCTCGCCATGGCCATAGGGCTCATCGTATTCACCGAATACCGGCAGCATGCGCTCAATCTTGACGCCCGGGGTGTCCAGCGGCACCAGCACCATCGAGTGGCGACGGTGCTTGTGGGCATCGGGATCCGTCAGCCCCATGAAGATGGCAACCTTGCAATCAGGGTGTCCGATGCCGGTACTCCACCATTTGCGACCGTTCAAAACAACTTCGTCGCCTTCAATAACGGCGGTGGCTTCCATATTGGTGGCATCGGAGGAGGCTACCGCCGGCTCGGTCATGCAGAAGGCGGAGCGAATCTCACCACTTAGCAAACGCGGCAACCAATCGGCTTTCTGCTCTTCAGAGCCGTAGTGGATCAGTACTTCCATATTGCCCGTATCCGGCGCGTTGCAGTTGAAGATCTCCGGCGCAATAAAGCTGCGCCCGGTTTCCTCGGCAATCAGGGCATAGTCGGAGTTCAGCAGGCCGCAGCCGTATTTGTCGTCCGGAAAGAACATGTTCCAGAGGCCCTGGGCTTTGGCCTTTTCCTTCAGCTCCCGGATGATCGGGAGCACCACCCAGCGGTTATCCAGGGAGGCAAGCTCCTTGTGGTACTGCTCTTCAATGGGAAAAATCTCATCCTTCATGAACTGCTTCACGCGGTTGAGATAATCCTGGCCTCTCTCGGAAATATTGAAATCCATCGCCGTATCCTCGCTGACGGGTGCACGGTGGCGTGCACGGAATAATCACGTTAGGACCAGTCTAGGGATGACCAAACTATTACGCGACTGAATTTTTCTTATCGTTTATTATTAACCATACTTATTGTTAATTTCCAAAGAACGGACCCCACTCATGGCCCTTAACCGCCTGGACCTGAACCTGCTGCACGTCTTCGACACCATCTATCGGGAAGGAAGCCTGACCCGCGCGGCCAGGGCGCTGCATCTGACCCAGCCGGCCGTCAGTCATTCACTATCCAGGCTGAGGGATCATTTTGATGACCTACTGTTTACCCGCCAGGGCAATCAGATGGTGCCAACACCTTTGGCCCGCCGGTTCCTCGAATCCATGCGCCCAGGTCTCACCCAGATCCAGGGCGCGGTGAACCAGTTTCATGCTTTTGATCCGGCGACTCAGCGCAAAACCTATTCCCTGGGACTGCGGGACATCCTGGAATCCACTTTCCTGCCCCGCTTGATGAAACGTCTTGAAGCCTATCCGGAGTTGGAGATTGTGAGCCAGCGTGTCGCGCGGCGCGACATGGAGACGCAGCTGGCCGCGGGCAAACTGGATTTTGCGGTGGATGTGCTGCTTCCGGTCAGCAACCAGACCTCCCATGAACTACTGCGGCGTGACCGCCTGGTAGTGCTGGCCCGAGAGGATCACCCGCTGACAGAGGCGGCTTTGGACATGGAAGGATACCTGTCCGCAAAGCACGTGCTGGTGTCGTCACGGACCGAGGGACCCGGAATAGAAGACTTCGAACTATCCAGACTGGGGGTTCAGCGCAACATCCGGCTAAGGTGCCAGCATTACTACGCCGCTTGCCGAGTGGTGGAGGAAACCGATCTTCTCCTGACAATGCCGGAGGCCTATGCCCGCATTATTGCCGAGCGGGCCAACATCCGGATCATGGACCCGCCGGCGGACCTGCCGTCCATCGACGTGCACCTGTATTGGCATAAGGCTTATGAAAGAGAGCCAGCTCTGATCTGGTTCCGGGAGCAGCTGAAAGCGATCAGTTGACGATCAGTAGGCGCCAACCAACATCAGAAAACCGAAAAATCCGATGGCCGTGATCCCCAGGGAGGCCACTACAATGCCCAGCCCCCACCAGACAGCAGCGCCATCGGATATGTCCACACCGTGGCCACGGAGGGTTCGGTAGAAGGCCCAGGGACCCAGGACAAAGGCACCGACTACTGCGAAAACCAGCCCGACGCTGATCCCGGCGAAGGTCCAAGTTGCCAGAACCATAGCGCGGTCTTTGACCTGGTCAGTCACGCCATGGTGTTCGAGAAATTTCTTGCAGAAAAACCAGATCAATGCGAACAGGATGACGACGAAAACCAACCCGCCCACAAAGGTAATCATTCTGTATAGCAAGATATTGTTCCTGTCAGTTCAAAGGCGATTTAAGCCGGGAACACGGGCTCCGGAAGGCATTCAAAACCCGGTTTGGCAAATAGATAGCCCTGGTAGAGATTGATGCCCTGGGAGCGAAGCCAGAAATACTCTTCCTTCGTTTCGACGCCCTCGGCAATAATCTCACCGCCCAGCTGTTTCATCATCGTGATGATTCCAGCCACCACCGCCTGCTTGTTCGGTTCGTTATGAATATTACGAACCAAAGCCATATCCAGTTTAAGGAGATTGGGCGGGCTCGCCATCATAATGTTGTAGCGCGAAAAGCCGGCGCCAAAGTCATCAATGGCGGTACTGAACCCCATTTCCTGGTAAGCCTCGATGATGGACACGAGGTGTTCGACCGAGGTTGAGTTAAGCGCCTCGTCCTCGGTCAGCTCGAAAATGATTTTACGGGTATCGAAATCGTAGGTCTTGGCCGCTGCCAGGGTTGTACGAATACAGTATTCGGCCCGGTAGACCGCATTCGGCATGAAATTGATGCTGAGCATCGTGTCCATGCCCAGCCTGGCGGCCAGCTTTACCGCCTTCACCCGGCATACCTGATCAAACGCATAGCGATTGTGCTCATTTACCTTAGAGAGAACGCTCATTGCGCCCTCACCTTCCGTGCCCCTCACCAGTGCTTCATAGGCAAAAACAGATTTGTTGATAACATCGACTATTGGCTGAAATGCGAAGCTGAAGGAAAAATCCAGTCCCGCTCCACAGGCACATTGCTCACAATGAGACTCATCAAAAAGTACGGCGGGTTGGTTCACTTCAACTCCTGACTGCAGTTCTGGCGGTTTTACAGTGTTTATTAGACATGTTTTTGACCAATATAGCTGCGAACCCCTCCCTGGTAAAACCACTTTGTGGTTAAAGCATGTCAAACGGTGGCATCCCCGGATTACATGACTAAACTGGGGTTTGTTTATACGTATCTGTCCCCAAAAGGAGTTTCCCGAATGGCCCAATCTACCCGTATCGCTGTAACCCCGGGCGACGGCATAGGCCCCGAAGTGGTGGCCGAGGCTGTGCGCTGCCTGGAAACCCTGCGTGCAAAACACGGCCTGGACCTTGAGTGGACGCGATTCCCCTGGCCCTCCCACGCCTGGCACGAAGAACATGGTGAATCCATGCCGGCGGATGCCCTGGCCCAGCTTCAGAAATACGACGCCATTCTTTTGGGCGCCCTTGGCGATCCGGGCCCTATGGACGATCCGGACCGCTACCTGTTACCAGACAGCATCTCCCTGGCCCCGTTGCTGGACATGCGCAAGGGGTTCGACCAGTGGGTCTGCGAGCGTCCGGCCCGGCTTTTGCCGGGCGCCCGGCA
Proteins encoded in this region:
- a CDS encoding histidine phosphatase family protein is translated as MATIYLVRHGQASFGKENYDQLSSTGWEQGRVLGRWLAGKVEPAAIFGGDLERHRETVEAIATGYGSALPDMQVAPGFNEFDHATVVARYRPEWSDRAVMARDLKAFPKPAKAFQEAFVHAVHRWASGEHDHEYEESWPEFKARVLAAFEDMVEYADGGDVLVATSGGPISVIAQHLLGLDDARALGLNEVIANTSVSRVLYSGPRRSLAVFNNYSHLEADDPALVTFR
- a CDS encoding SDR family oxidoreductase; its protein translation is MSSKNLFDLTGKVALITGASRGIGESIARTLAEYGAHVIVSSRKIDGCEAVASSIRDAGGSAEAYACHIGEMDQIDSIWAHIEQTHGKLDILVNNAAANPYFGPVEDTDLGAFNKTVDVNIRGYFFMCARGAQMMKKAGGGSIVNVASVNGVNPGHYQGIYSVTKAAVISMTKSFAMELGQQKIRVNALLPGLTDTKFASALTTNEAIKKQAMAHIPMKRVADPSEMAGTVLYLVSDASSYTTGACINADGGYLTV
- the dacB gene encoding D-alanyl-D-alanine carboxypeptidase/D-alanyl-D-alanine endopeptidase: MLAPLVALSVIAAAPLAFAESDATGFSGNRLWTNELKDYAAQSLQNEDAMSMAAIPLNGPGINQYINADALMSPGSIMKLVTTFAALEVLGPNHHWDTDFLTDGVMAGDTLEGNLYVRFGGDPKLTIERLWTTLSELRSMGINKIEGDLVLDGSYFEVDGGFPAFEDNGDNPHAPFLVEPSAYLTNLNLMHFQVRADERGTQAWSTPSLGEVVIDNRVVATAEGPCPSRRNFEWEPIIHEDHRVTVRVTGELPQGCRSTTYLSLLPHEQYSASLIRSLLADLGVVISGGDLDGVTPEDARLVMKTTSPDLVTMVRDINKWSSNVMARQLLLTIGAENRLEDENDDRVAGIRVIYEWLEDKGINTAGMVIDNGAGLTRHGRITARQGAQILEHAWNSAYSADLMASMPIIAMDGTMARRLRNTGMDGEGRIKTGYLENVRSIAGFTRDSNNTTWAVVGMVNNDPAWNGQAVLDRILYSLHFRPPTGTAISHADSGTSETSIQ
- a CDS encoding DUF6279 family lipoprotein, translated to MDTAKHGAPGFSKPFVLILVLAFALVACSSTKLAYRYADWGIVWWVEDYVTLTADQKQQLNNDIEQLRQWHCSAELPRYQAWLDELESDVASSPPDQATVEYHQQQLFGFFPSLLERATPVAANLLSSLSDEQVNELAENMAQSQREMEEEFLADSPEATAEARAERTAERVERWLGNLNNKQRDIVRQWSANRGAQTEIWLQGRRNWQLALLEALERRNEPTFGAELEYLILNSEEVRGEDYKAMMAESRAAMASLMHDMITAGDAATLAHLQNRAVELNSDFAALTCSPA
- a CDS encoding SDR family oxidoreductase, yielding MTQRVFITGGASGLGRAIALRYAKEGAKVCIGDINPEQGVGVEKEINAAGGEGYFVECDVRRLTDFEKVRDDLVKKWGGVDVMVNNAGVASAGSIEDTTMADWEWILDINVLGVVRGCKAFTPQFKQQGSGAFVNVASMAGLMLAPLMDSYNVTKAGVIALSETLSQELRDAGIHVSCVCPAFFQTNLTSSMRSDIPGIQQNVNKLMKRSTVTAEDVAEDIFRSVNNKSFWVLPHAKERRMWMLKRHAPKAFDWLMHQESKRWMSKMGGSKA
- a CDS encoding DUF4397 domain-containing protein translates to MKTKYALPMVLAGSVALSGCWLDDDDDPATTSVRILHASSDAPAVNVLVNGDVVVPGADYKQAAVLAPSAGLADIAVDGLLPGGETVTVISADGVSLRSDTSYDVIAVGKVGDETIEPLILTDDGAREDADSARLRVVHLSPEAQTAAAGPVDVYVTASGDPLPAEATFSFSFKESVGPLELPASNDYQIRVTPAGSDTVVFDSGQIGLPAGSDLLVGAVDNTGANGDASPISLVVLNGSNVAEIFDAGQDAGVRVVHASSNAPNVDVFVGETGPAALSDIPFGGVSPFAFLDGYAALPAGDTRVRVAAAGTGLSGGQVVIDETLPLVNGQGYSVLAVGQLENIEALVAEDTARSIATQASLRIVHASTAAGNVDVYLVPGTQDGIGNADPALADVPFKGVTDYLPIADGTYNVYIAPTGTGTPAITAEGVELNAGGVYTVVARDADPDNADPALQALGLILFDDFVGEPQ
- a CDS encoding acyl-CoA dehydrogenase family protein, yielding MDFNISERGQDYLNRVKQFMKDEIFPIEEQYHKELASLDNRWVVLPIIRELKEKAKAQGLWNMFFPDDKYGCGLLNSDYALIAEETGRSFIAPEIFNCNAPDTGNMEVLIHYGSEEQKADWLPRLLSGEIRSAFCMTEPAVASSDATNMEATAVIEGDEVVLNGRKWWSTGIGHPDCKVAIFMGLTDPDAHKHRRHSMVLVPLDTPGVKIERMLPVFGEYDEPYGHGEVLFDNVRLPKSAFIAGPGRGFEIAQGRLGPGRVHHCMRAIGAAERTLEILIKRATSREAFGRPIAKLGGNPDIIANARMAIEQARLLTLKCAWALDTKGIMGALQEVSMIKAVIPSMLQTIVDQAIQIHGGAGVSDDDFPLTQLFAYARVLRLADGPDEVHRAMVARLELRKYKS
- a CDS encoding DUF2798 domain-containing protein: MSKMRLSRLRQMIFGFYMSGIMSLLMSGVITFINTGIDGEFHYRWGPAFLVAWAVAFPLVTFIAPLAGKMTEFTMRRFD
- a CDS encoding phosphotransferase family protein; translated protein: MTQIDQAVDIREGEELDAGAVDRFMKAAIPDLQGEPEIRQYPGGASNLTYQVDYGDRSYVLRRPPFGKIAKSAHDMLREAKVMRALKPVYPYVPNVIAICDDHDVLGCDFYVMERLKGIILRQDFPKDFELSEADTRKLCLNVIDKLVDLHRVDAKAAGLDKLGKGEGYVQRQIGGWSDRFRKARTDDVGDFEQVMGWLNDKMPEDIAQVVIHNDFRFDNVVLNPDNPFEVIGVLDWEMATIGDPLMDLGNSLAYWIEADDEGPFQMLRRQPTHRPGMLTRKEVVEYYMEQSGFKVDNFDFYEIYGLFRLAVIIQQIYYRFYHGQTKDKRFAAFGHAANYLEKRCQRLIAESTL